One Gossypium raimondii isolate GPD5lz chromosome 3, ASM2569854v1, whole genome shotgun sequence genomic window carries:
- the LOC105796077 gene encoding meiotic recombination protein DMC1 homolog produces MIGTLKAEEASQLQLVEREDIDDEEDLFEAIDKLITAGINAGDVKKLQDAGIYTCNGLMMHTKKNLTGIKGLSEAKVDKICEAAEKIVNFGYITGSDALLKRKSVIRITTGSQALDELLGGGIETSAITEAFGEFRSGKTQLAHTLCVSTQLPTNMRGGSGKVAYIDTEGTFRPDRVIPIAERFGMDPGAVLDNIVYARAYTYEHQYNLLLGLAAKMSEEPFRLLIVDSVIALFRVDFTGRGELAERQQKLAQMLSRLTKIAEEFNVAVYMTNQVIADPGGGVFISDPKKPAGGHVLAHAATIRLMFRKGKGEQRVCKVFDAPNLPEAEAVFQITPGGIADAKD; encoded by the exons ATGATTGGTACTCTAAA AGCCGAAGAAGCGAGTCAATTACAGCTGGTGGAGCGAGAAGATATCGACGATGAAGAGgatttgtttgaagccattgaCAAAT TGATAACTGCAGGAATCAATGCCGGAGACGTGAAAAAGCTTCAAGATGCAGGGATATACACTTGTAACGGATTGATGATGCATACTAAGAAg aaCTTGACTGGAATCAAAGGTTTATCTGAAGCTAAGGTCGATAAGATCTGTGAAGCAGCAGAGAAGATAGTG AACTTTGGTTATATCACTGGAAGCGATGCTCTACTAAAA AGAAAATCTGTGATTCGCATCACAACTGGAAGCCAAGCCCTTGATGAACTGTTGGGTG GAGGGATAGAAACTTCGGCTATTACAGAAGCTTTTGGAGAATTTAG GTCCGGCAAAACTCAGCTGGCACATACTCTATGCGTTTCCACACAG CTTCCTACAAACATGCGTGGAGGGAGTGGAAAAGTTGCTTACATTGATACTGAAGGAACTTT CCGGCCGGATCGAGTTATACCAATAGCAGAAAGATTTGGGATGGATCCAGGAGCTGTTCTTGACAAT ATCGTTTATGCTCGAGCCTACACGTATGAGCATCAGTACAATCTGCTTCTGGGTTTGGCAGCAAAAATGTCTGAAGAACCATTCAGACTTCTG ATTGTGGATTCTGTTATTGCTCTTTTTCGAGTAGATTTCACCGGGAGAGGAGAACTTGCCGAGCGCCAG CAAAAATTGGCTCAGATGCTTTCCCGATTGACAAAAATAGCTGAAGAATTCAATGTTGCGGTTTACATGACCAACCAAG TTATTGCCGACCCTGGGGGTGGAGTGTTTATATCAGACCCAAAGAAACCAGCCGGGGGGCATGTGCTAGCACATGCAGCCACGATAAGGTTGATGTTCAGGAAAGGCAAAGGTGAACAGCGCGTGTGCAAGGTGTTTGATGCTCCAAATTTGCCAGAAGCTGAAGCA GTCTTTCAGATAACACCAGGGGGAATTGCAGATGCAAAGGACTAG
- the LOC105796687 gene encoding ATP sulfurylase 1, chloroplastic — protein MSSTIFIQTPFQSKSLNKSLNTHFVPSFKLPVSLSFKPRTAAFSKRVHIRAGLIEPDGGKLVDLHVSEPERELKKREAASLPKVKLTPIDVQWVHVLSEGWASPLTGFMRESEFLQTLHFNSLRLDDGSFVNMSVPIVLAIDDLQKASIGESDRVALLDSDDKLIAILTDIEIYKHPKEERIARTWGTTAPGLPYVEETITNAGNWLIGGDLEVIAPIKYNDGLDRFRLSPVELRKEFERRNADAVFAFQLRNPVHNGHALLMTDTRRRLLEMGYKNPILLLHPLGGYTKADDVPLSWRMKQHEKVLEDGVLDPETTVVSIFPSPMHYAGPTEVQWHAKARINAGANFYIVGRDPAGMGHPVDKRDLYDADHGKKVLSMAPGLERLNILPFRVAAYDKTQGKMAFFDPSRAQDFLFISGTKMRTLAKNKEDPPPGFMCPGGWEVLVEYYASLTPSDNDRIPQPVAA, from the exons ATGTCTTCCACCATCTTCATTCAAACTCCGTTTCAATCCAAATCTTTGAACAAATCCTTGAATACCCATTTTGTTCCTTCCTTTAAACTCCCTGTTTCCCTCTCTTTCAAACCCCGGACCGCTGCCTTCTCCAAACGCGTCCATATCCGAGCTGGTTTGATCGAACCGGACGGTGGGAAACTCGTCGACCTCCACGTGTCGGAACCGGAGCGGGAGTTGAAGAAGCGGGAAGCGGCTTCGTTGCCCAAGGTGAAGCTTACTCCGATCGACGTGCAATGGGTTCACGTTTTGAGTGAAGGCTGGGCTAGCCCGTTAACCGGGTTCATGAGGGAATCTGAGTTCCTCCAAACTCTTCATTTTAACTCGCTCCGGCTCGACGATGGTTCCTTCGTCAATATGTCGGTCCCGATTGTATTGGCTATCGACGATTTGCAAAAAGCGAGTATCGGTGAGTCCGACAGAGTCGCTCTCCTTGACTCGGATGATAAACTCATCGCCATCCTCACCGA CATTGAGATTTACAAGCACCCTAAGGAAGAAAGGATAGCAAGGACTTGGGGGACTACAGCCCCTGGTTTACCATACGTTGAAGAAACAATAACAAATGCTGGAAATTGGTTGATTGGAGGTGACTTGGAGGTTATAGCGCCGATTAAGTACAACGACGGTCTCGATCGGTTTCGGTTGTCTCCGGTGGAACTCCGTAAAGAGTTTGAGAGGCGCAATGCCGATGCCGTGTTTGCTTTCCAGCTTCGGAATCCTGTTCATAACGGTCACGCTTTGTTGATGACCGATACTCGTCGGCGGCTTCTCGAGATGGGTTATAAGAATCCCATTCTTTTGCTTCATCCATTGGGAGGTTACACTAAGGCAGATGATGTTCCTCTTAGTTGGCGAATGAAACAGCACGAGAAG gtgCTTGAGGATGGTGTTCTTGATCCTGAAACAACTGTGGTATCTATATTCCCATCTCCAATGCACTATGCTGGTCCAACTGAAGTGCAGTGGCATGCTAAGGCTCGGATTAATGCCGGAGCCAATTTTTACATTGTCGGTAGAGATCCGGCTGGAATGGGTCATCCGGTTGACAAGAGAGATTTATATGATGCTGATCATGGGAAGAAGGTCTTGAGCATGGCTCCTGGACTTGAGCGGCTGAACATCCTTCCTTTCAGG GTTGCTGCATATGATAAAACCCAAGGTAAAATGGCGTTCTTCGATCCCTCGAGGGCTCAAGACTTCCTCTTCATATCAGGCACCAAG ATGCGGACATTAGCAAAGAACAAAGAGGACCCTCCTCCGGGATTTATGTGCCCTGGCGGCTGGGAAGTGTTGGTCGAGTATTACGCCAGCTTAACACCATCGGACAACGACAGAATACCGCAACCCGTTGCTGCTTAG